A stretch of the Arcobacter sp. LA11 genome encodes the following:
- a CDS encoding prepilin-type N-terminal cleavage/methylation domain-containing protein, producing the protein MKKSNLSNINCKKAFSLLELIIVLFISSIVITYTFIFTKELYETQTYNQEIAILKIDLNSTKIIIERNLPSIISSLKYENKILFLKDSILLKNVSSFKMKKTSNILQVDITLEDKISQIWKFKL; encoded by the coding sequence ATGAAAAAATCAAACTTATCAAATATAAATTGTAAAAAAGCTTTTTCATTATTGGAATTGATAATAGTCCTTTTTATTAGTTCTATTGTTATAACTTATACGTTTATTTTTACAAAAGAATTATACGAAACACAAACGTATAACCAAGAAATTGCGATATTAAAAATTGATTTAAACTCTACAAAAATAATTATAGAAAGAAATTTACCTTCTATTATCTCATCACTTAAATATGAAAATAAAATATTATTCCTAAAAGATAGTATTTTATTAAAGAACGTAAGCTCTTTTAAGATGAAAAAAACATCTAATATTCTACAAGTTGATATTACATTAGAAGATAAAATATCTCAAATATGGAAATTTAAACTATGA
- a CDS encoding non-canonical purine NTP pyrophosphatase, which translates to MKIVLASGNKGKIAEFKKLMPNDDVVAFKELIGEFEVEEDRDTFQGNAVKKAEEIYAKIEVQNPDENILVISDDSGITVPKINNEPGVYSARYAGENANDKENNTKLISKLKENDLKQTPAYYTACIAIVYKNQTYTVHGWMHGDVIDKEIGEGGFGYDPMFIPNGFDKTLGELPHEIKKEFSHRSKALKLAKKVLDVIL; encoded by the coding sequence ATGAAAATAGTTTTAGCCTCAGGAAATAAAGGTAAAATTGCAGAATTTAAAAAACTAATGCCAAATGACGATGTAGTAGCTTTTAAAGAGCTAATTGGAGAGTTTGAAGTTGAAGAAGATAGAGATACTTTTCAAGGAAATGCAGTAAAAAAAGCAGAAGAAATTTATGCAAAAATAGAAGTTCAAAATCCAGATGAAAATATATTAGTAATTTCAGATGATAGTGGAATAACTGTTCCTAAAATAAATAATGAACCAGGAGTATATTCTGCAAGATATGCAGGAGAAAATGCAAATGATAAAGAAAATAATACAAAATTAATATCTAAATTAAAAGAGAATGATTTAAAACAAACGCCTGCTTATTATACAGCTTGTATAGCTATTGTATATAAAAACCAAACATATACAGTTCATGGATGGATGCATGGAGATGTGATTGATAAAGAAATAGGAGAGGGTGGTTTTGGATATGACCCTATGTTTATTCCTAATGGTTTTGATAAAACTTTAGGTGAGTTACCACATGAAATAAAAAAAGAGTTTTCTCACAGAAGTAAAGCATTGAAATTAGCTAAAAAAGTATTAGATGTTATTTTATAA